tccatttttgttaTCAGCTTGTCTTATCTTCACTACACCCGAAAGACGTTATTCTTTTACTTTGATAAATTACGAGATGAATGACAATAAGGAGGATAAGAATCTACAGAAATTAGCAGGATCGTTGATGCAGCTTAACGTGAGGGTCGTGGGgagagatgaagataaaggGGGAGGCATCACAGAGTCCGAGGGGTCCGGCATAACTAAGGAGGCCGCCGATACCAGGGAAGACGGCGATACCAAGGGAGCCAACAAAACAAAGGAAGCCAACAAAACAAAGGAAGTGAACGAATCCAACGACCCCTCTGACACTAATACCATCCAAACAGACCCAATCAGATCCAAAATTACTCTTTCACACTCCAGAATGCTCTCCCGGCTGCCCAATCGCACTACAAACTCTCTTCTACTGGTATCGAAGCGAGACATGCGTAAAGTACAAATTCGATTCAAGTCGATTGGATCGATTGATCAGGTTCGTCCAGCGGTTTTCAAGATTTCAAGGGATTCCAagtttctttccatttccCGGTTTTTGCAAAAACGACTCAAGTTGGACAGAGTGTACTGCTACCTGGCTAATTCTGTAGTAGCCAACCCGGATGATGGCATTGGCAACTTGTATGACCTGTTTCACTCCGGTGATAGCGAACTCATAGTAAGCTACTGTAACATAGTGGCCTTTGGATGATCTTGATACGCTAAAAGTATATTCAATTATATCAAAACTTATcctatatatatatatatatcaaTCCTTCTTGTTCCAGAACCATCCCCCCTTCTTCAAGGCGCTGTGGTTTGGATATTTGCTCACGTTCTGGTCCACAATCTTGGATCTTCCTGTCTTTCCATCGATAATCTCCTTGtactctctttcttccgATGTTCCGTTATCAAAGTACCGTCTAACAACGGTACTCTTTTCGATATCTCCATTATCCAGTGTATTGACCACTGTAGACGTCGACGTTCCTGATGCACTCAATGTAGGTCCGGATGTGGAGGCCGTTGGGAAATTGTATACACCATCATCTGCAGACGAGTCGATAGCAGTCGATTCTGTAGAAGCCTCGTCCTTCATTCCTTGATTAAGAAAGTTCCATTTGGCCTTCTCCTGCTCTCGGTACTGAGACCACTCCTTCTCGGTCTTCTGCTTCACCACCTCGCGCATCTTCACACGCCAATCCATTAGATCGTTGAAGTTCTCAAAGAACACACCGTACTTCTTGTGGTCGAAATCGGCCTCTACGTCTTCTTTGGTCATTGTGTTCGGGTCTTTAAGCGTCTCTTCAGAAACTTGGGCGCGAGGAAAGATGCAGTGCCAATAACCACGTGAATCCCATGCTGCCAGACCTTCCTTGTTCTTACATTTCGAGTATAACTCAACGCTTGGAACTGGATATGTCACAAAGCCATCAGGTCTCGATTCAGATCCATAGAGATTTTTGAATGTGTTAAATATGGAACTATTTCCAATGCTATCATCAAAAAACGAGTATGGATCTGCATCGGATCCAAAGAATCGCATCGAAGCGTCCATCATCTTGTTGAACGATGCGGAAGTAAGGTCGTTGGTCTTGGAAAGTATCGATTTCATCGAATCTCCTACTCCCGAAGGAAAAATTGACTCCCGATCAATCTCCTGggtatcttctttcttaaTTGTGAGGTCTTTGTCTTTGGAAGGGTCATACAATCCCATTGTAGCTtgaaaacttgaaagaaagatgttGTCTTTGCTCATCACGTTAGCTCATTTCCTCCTTATCGTGCCTATATGACCAGGTTGCGTTGCGTGCTCCACCCAATTTAaaggttctttctttttacttccatttctttctttttcattacttctgattctttttctcgtttctttttcctatttTATAGAATCATATAGAAAAATGATACATCTCCAATTCAATCACCTTCCGTAAGCTTCCACCAATTTCAAGAAATGATCTTTTTGTGTCTGAGCAAGGGTCTTCCTAaccttcaactcttccGAAATGGGCCCTTCATTAGctccttttgaagatggagatTTCTGCTCCAACAAACTTTGCTTCGATAGACTCTGCCTCGATAAACGTTGCTTCGATGAACTCTGCTCCTCCGACAtattctcctcctcctctaaCTCGTTACTAAGAATCGTAagaatgagaaagaagttgttgtAGAGAAAaagctctttcttcttgtctcCCTGAAGATTTCCACTCAGTTTAATCAGGCAGCTCTCGAATTCGCTGCTTAGCCTTATCACCGAGTTTGTCAACGGCTCCCATGTTTCGATTTCAAACATGAGATTGCTGGACAACCGAATTAAGTTGGTAAGAACCATTCCAAAGTTCTGCGTCAAGGTAAGTGGAACCATGGCATTTTTAGACATTGTTTTAATCAACAAACTGGATGAAGCTGCCTTTTTAATCGAAGAACAATTCTCGTCAATCAAGTGCTGAAACGTAGGCCAAAGAACTATCAGTTGGTAGTTTAAATAATCTTCTAAGACGGGTACTCTGCGATGCTGTGCCTCATACTCTAGTGCTTGACACATTCTAACCAGGATTAAAATACCAAAATAATCGTATGAATCTCGTAGTAGGTACTTGGTATAGTTGTAACCGAGCTGATAAACAGGCGTGAAAATCAGTTTTGTGAATTCCGTGGCTTCTTCAAGCGAAGAAACCTCGAAGAACTCGTTCAAAAAAAGATATTCGGTTGATACGTTGTCAATTAATGCCTGATTAAAGTTCTTGAAACCAGATTCCATCCAGTATTTGGTGTTATTTGTCTCTGCAATTTGCGCCGGCATTGCTGTTTGGTCCCCCTTGATAAAGAACTCGAATCGGCGAGGAATGTTGATGAGATATTCGTTAATTGAAATCTCCGGTAAAGCTCCCTTGGAACTACGGGAGAAAAATGATGCTGTTGCACCAGAATTTGAGGCGTTCTCATCCAAAGACCCAAGAAGTACGTTCTTGTCCACAGTAtttatcttcaacttctcaagCGAATACAGATACTTTACAAAATTCTGATAGTAATACCAACGAATCGTGTAGCAATATGCCTGCCTTAGCTCCGTAGCAAGTTGTTTATTCCTCTTAAACAGAAATGGAAACACTTCTTTCACTTCAAGCAACTGCTTCTGGATCACTTGAGATGCAACAGCAGGCTTACGAAGTTTCTTAATCTGGAGAATCAAATAGTTCCGAATTCTTTCTATGCATTTCAACTCCAACAAGTCCAAAAGTCGTGATAAATCGTGCATCGATGCCCTCGAATCGTTATACTGCTCATagatttctcttttttcctGGATGAACTGCAAGTTCTCCACCCATTGCTCATCCATTGGTGAATCAATGACGCTGTGTATCACCTCTGGAGGAATCACCAAATCATTGATTAATGGTGTGAGTTTCGCATCAAGCAatttcttgtcttcaatATCCGAGTTCAATGAGTTCGACCGTTTCTGTAAAAACTCCATCTCTTGCGATAACTTGTTAAGTTCACTGCCAAATCTGTCAAGATACTCAGCCAATGGCAGTAGGCATAGCCGAGAATTCTTGATAACGTCCTGATAGCGCTGTAAATTACCAAGTTTGGATGTTATGTCAGCCGTTCTAAGTGACTCGTCTACAGTCTGTAGGAACCTCATCTCCTGAAGGCTTCCATAATTGTCTGTTCTCGATCTAAGTACTTTAAAAACCTCTCCAACTCCCGAATCCGGTTTATCCGAGAGCTCATTCAAGTAGTCAATCTCCCATTCAggcttcaacttcttttgtAATCTTTCTATTGTCGTCACGTGTTTTTGTGTTCTCTTCTGCTCTGAATAGCTTTGTGGATGTCTCGATATCGACCTCCTACTTATCCTACGCTGGATATGTGTATTGCTCCCTGTGTGAGGTTCGTTGGTTGCAGCATCGCCATGCGAATCTGGAAATTTTTCCGGCCATAAATTTCTTTCCCCTGTACGACTCATggatctttcttcaacaactgtATCGCCGTTCAGGAGCTAAGGGTACCTGCAATTCCTAACGAACACAAACGAGCACTCTTTTCACGGGTTAAATTGATGGTGTACAGATGTATTGATCAATGAATGAAATCACAGTTGTGGTGCACGGATGTCGGATGTCTGCCTCTTTGagtttttcttcctccaacATGCATCATGCATTAttcgttttttttttgcttcGTTTTCGTTTCCatatattttttcttttcctcttatGTCTCTGACCTATCCTATTTTCCCTTTATTGcattatctttctttctttttgatttATCTCATATTTCTTCGGTTTCCGATCTGGTGCATGGAATTAGTCGTTGCC
The sequence above is a segment of the Brettanomyces nanus chromosome 4, complete sequence genome. Coding sequences within it:
- the ATG12 gene encoding Ubiquitin-like protein (BUSCO:EOG09344AJH), which produces MNDNKEDKNLQKLAGSLMQLNVRVVGRDEDKGGGITESEGSGITKEAADTREDGDTKGANKTKEANKTKEVNESNDPSDTNTIQTDPIRSKITLSHSRMLSRLPNRTTNSLLLVSKRDMRKVQIRFKSIGSIDQVRPAVFKISRDSKFLSISRFLQKRLKLDRVYCYLANSVVANPDDGIGNLYDLFHSGDSELIVSYCNIVAFG
- a CDS encoding uncharacterized protein (EggNog:ENOG41); the protein is MEKEDTQEIDRESIFPSGVGDSMKSILSKTNDLTSASFNKMMDASMRFFGSDADPYSFFDDSIGNSSIFNTFKNLYGSESRPDGFVTYPVPSVELYSKCKNKEGLAAWDSRGYWHCIFPRAQVSEETLKDPNTMTKEDVEADFDHKKYGVFFENFNDLMDWRVKMREVVKQKTEKEWSQYREQEKAKWNFLNQGMKDEASTESTAIDSSADDGVYNFPTASTSGPTLSASGTSTSTVVNTLDNGDIEKSTVVRRYFDNGTSEEREYKEIIDGKTGRSKIVDQNVSKYPNHSALKKGGWFWNKKD
- a CDS encoding uncharacterized protein (BUSCO:EOG09341QTU), with amino-acid sequence MRKLQKKLKPEWEIDYLNELSDKPDSGVGEVFKVLRSRTDNYGSLQEMRFLQTVDESLRTADITSKLGNLQRYQDVIKNSRLCLLPLAEYLDRFGSELNKLSQEMEFLQKRSNSLNSDIEDKKLLDAKLTPLINDLVIPPEVIHSVIDSPMDEQWVENLQFIQEKREIYEQYNDSRASMHDLSRLLDLLELKCIERIRNYLILQIKKLRKPAVASQVIQKQLLEVKEVFPFLFKRNKQLATELRQAYCYTIRWYYYQNFVKYLYSLEKLKINTVDKNVLLGSLDENASNSGATASFFSRSSKGALPEISINEYLINIPRRFEFFIKGDQTAMPAQIAETNNTKYWMESGFKNFNQALIDNVSTEYLFLNEFFEVSSLEEATEFTKLIFTPVYQLGYNYTKYLLRDSYDYFGILILVRMCQALEYEAQHRRVPVLEDYLNYQLIVLWPTFQHLIDENCSSIKKAASSSLLIKTMSKNAMVPLTLTQNFGMVLTNLIRLSSNLMFEIETWEPLTNSVIRLSSEFESCLIKLSGNLQGDKKKELFLYNNFFLILTILSNELEEEENMSEEQSSSKQRLSRQSLSKQSLLEQKSPSSKGANEGPISEELKVRKTLAQTQKDHFLKLVEAYGR